A region from the Nocardioides coralli genome encodes:
- a CDS encoding S8 family serine peptidase — translation MSASDGGLLSGDGLVGGILPGDGLVGGLLEGLTTRGGLGDSLWGDDDSGQGTGAVVDGRWDGARDQGSLFSLTKRIGAHDAWRRGVTGRGVTVALIDTGVAPVPGLDDPDQVVDGPDLSYESQRPGTRYLDGFGHGTHMAGIIAGRDARFDPRRPSPETFAGVAPDAELLSLKVATGDGGADVSQVIAAIDWVVRYRRAQGMNVRVLNLSYGTASTQSWQVDPLAAAVENAWDKGILVVVSGGNDGPGHPLLMPAIDPHVLAVGAADHEGTALGLDDSVASFSNSGTRARRPDVLAPGKSVVSLRVPGSFADQLHPEGRVPGDHAERYFRGSGTSQAAAATSGAAALLFQARPDLTPAQAKAILMRTAQPLLGLDPAQGDGMVAIDDAVSFARSARSLPSAAEPRQDSSGRGTLEATRAGEHIVDPATGDALVGEFDALGSPWKAKAWMAAQAQGKSWKRGRWNGRVWTGRTWVDKQLQAVPWTGLSWNGVPWKSYAFSEDQWEARSWRGDNWEARSWRARSWRARSWRGVE, via the coding sequence GTGAGCGCCAGCGATGGCGGGCTCCTCTCCGGCGACGGCCTCGTGGGCGGCATCCTCCCCGGCGACGGCCTGGTGGGCGGGCTCCTCGAGGGGCTCACCACGCGTGGCGGTCTCGGCGACTCCCTGTGGGGTGACGACGACAGCGGTCAGGGCACCGGAGCGGTCGTCGACGGCCGGTGGGACGGCGCCCGCGACCAGGGCTCGCTGTTCTCCCTGACCAAGCGGATCGGCGCCCACGACGCCTGGCGCCGCGGCGTCACCGGACGCGGCGTGACCGTCGCCCTGATCGACACCGGCGTGGCGCCGGTGCCGGGGCTGGACGACCCGGACCAGGTCGTCGACGGGCCCGACCTGTCCTACGAGAGCCAGCGGCCCGGCACGCGCTACCTCGACGGTTTCGGGCACGGGACCCACATGGCCGGCATCATCGCCGGCCGCGACGCGAGGTTCGACCCGCGCCGGCCCTCCCCGGAGACCTTCGCGGGCGTGGCGCCCGACGCCGAGCTGCTCAGCCTCAAGGTGGCCACCGGTGACGGGGGCGCCGACGTCTCCCAGGTCATCGCCGCCATCGACTGGGTGGTCCGCTATCGCCGCGCGCAGGGCATGAACGTGCGCGTCCTCAACCTCTCCTACGGCACCGCCTCGACCCAGTCGTGGCAGGTGGACCCGCTCGCCGCCGCCGTCGAGAACGCCTGGGACAAGGGCATCCTGGTCGTGGTGTCCGGCGGCAACGACGGCCCCGGCCACCCCCTGCTCATGCCCGCGATCGACCCGCACGTGCTCGCGGTGGGCGCCGCGGACCACGAGGGGACGGCCCTCGGTCTCGACGACAGCGTGGCGTCCTTCTCCAACAGCGGGACCCGCGCGCGGCGGCCCGACGTGCTGGCCCCCGGCAAGTCGGTGGTCTCGCTGCGGGTGCCGGGGTCCTTCGCCGACCAGCTGCACCCCGAGGGCCGCGTCCCGGGCGACCACGCGGAGCGCTACTTCCGCGGCAGCGGTACGTCGCAGGCCGCCGCGGCCACCTCGGGTGCCGCAGCCCTGCTCTTCCAGGCCCGTCCCGACCTCACCCCGGCCCAGGCCAAGGCGATCCTGATGCGGACCGCTCAGCCGCTGCTGGGCCTCGATCCGGCCCAGGGCGACGGCATGGTCGCGATCGACGACGCGGTCTCCTTCGCCCGCTCCGCCCGTTCCCTGCCCTCGGCAGCGGAACCGCGCCAGGACTCGAGCGGACGGGGCACCCTGGAGGCCACCCGGGCCGGCGAGCACATCGTCGACCCCGCCACCGGCGACGCCCTGGTCGGGGAGTTCGACGCGCTCGGCTCGCCCTGGAAGGCCAAGGCCTGGATGGCGGCGCAGGCACAGGGAAAGAGCTGGAAGCGAGGCCGCTGGAACGGGCGTGTCTGGACCGGCAGGACCTGGGTCGACAAGCAGCTGCAGGCGGTCCCGTGGACCGGTCTCTCCTGGAACGGCGTGCCCTGGAAGTCCTACGCCTTCTCCGAGGACCAGTGGGAGGCGCGCTCGTGGCGCGGCGACAACTGGGAGGCGCGCAGCTGGCGGGCCCGGAGCTGGCGGGCACGCAGCTGGCGCGGGGTGGAGTGA
- a CDS encoding NADPH-dependent F420 reductase — translation MEIAVLGTGAVGRALAARLDELGHHVVVGTRDPEATVARTEGDQPFSVWHGSHPGVGLATFAEAARGAELVVNASPGDVSLAVLELAGADNLAGKVLLDVANPLDFSVGYPPTLTVKDTDSLGEQVQRAHPEARVVKSLNTLNASVMADPRSLGHSTTVFVCGDDAEAKTVVTGLLQAMGHDDVIDLGGIENARGPEMYLPLWLRTMAAIGTPAFNIKVVR, via the coding sequence ATGGAGATCGCAGTACTCGGCACCGGCGCTGTCGGCCGGGCCCTCGCGGCCCGGCTCGACGAGCTCGGCCATCACGTCGTGGTCGGCACGCGCGACCCGGAGGCCACCGTCGCGCGGACCGAGGGCGACCAGCCGTTCTCCGTCTGGCACGGGTCGCATCCGGGTGTCGGACTCGCGACGTTCGCCGAGGCGGCGCGCGGCGCCGAGCTGGTGGTCAACGCGTCCCCGGGTGACGTGAGCCTCGCGGTGCTCGAGCTGGCCGGAGCCGACAACCTCGCAGGCAAGGTGCTGCTCGACGTCGCCAACCCGCTCGACTTCTCCGTGGGCTACCCGCCCACCCTGACGGTGAAGGACACCGACTCGCTGGGGGAGCAGGTGCAGCGCGCCCACCCCGAAGCCCGGGTGGTCAAGAGCCTCAACACGCTGAACGCCAGCGTGATGGCCGACCCGCGCTCGCTCGGCCACAGCACGACGGTCTTCGTCTGCGGCGACGACGCCGAGGCCAAGACCGTCGTCACGGGGCTGCTGCAGGCCATGGGTCACGACGACGTGATCGACCTCGGCGGCATCGAGAACGCCCGCGGCCCGGAGATGTACCTCCCGCTCTGGCTGCGCACCATGGCCGCGATCGGCACGCCGGCGTTCAACATCAAGGTCGTTCGCTGA
- a CDS encoding SDR family NAD(P)-dependent oxidoreductase produces the protein MRIRGTTWVVTGAGSGIGRELVLELTGSGARVAAVDRDASGLEKLAADATYAGLSTHVVDVTDRAAVEALPDEVVAEHGRVDGLVNNAGIIQPFVDLADLDDATIEHVLDVNLRAPLHLVRTFLPHLLGGPAGHVVNVSSMGGFFPFPGQTVYGASKAALKLLSEGLYLELLDTPVRVTVVMPGAVETGIAENSGVSMPEPADRSRMRAMPAREAAAAILAAVEADRLHVYVGRDAKAMNIAVKVAFGPSIRFVRRRMLEQLPSLSGGASRSPGRRRRGHPRSGHPAAPPAP, from the coding sequence ATGCGGATCAGGGGCACGACGTGGGTCGTCACCGGGGCGGGCAGCGGCATCGGCCGCGAGCTGGTGCTGGAGCTGACGGGCTCCGGGGCGCGGGTGGCGGCGGTCGACCGCGACGCGAGCGGGCTCGAGAAGCTCGCCGCCGACGCGACGTACGCCGGGCTCTCGACACACGTCGTCGACGTCACCGACCGCGCGGCCGTCGAGGCACTGCCCGACGAGGTCGTGGCGGAGCACGGCCGGGTCGACGGCCTGGTCAACAACGCCGGCATCATCCAGCCCTTCGTCGACCTCGCCGACCTCGACGACGCCACCATCGAGCATGTCCTCGACGTCAACCTGCGGGCGCCGCTGCACCTCGTACGCACGTTCCTCCCCCACCTGCTCGGCGGACCCGCCGGTCACGTCGTCAACGTCTCGAGCATGGGCGGGTTCTTCCCGTTCCCGGGGCAGACCGTCTACGGCGCCAGCAAGGCCGCCCTCAAGCTGCTCAGCGAGGGCCTCTACCTCGAGCTGCTCGACACCCCCGTCCGGGTCACCGTCGTCATGCCCGGCGCCGTCGAGACGGGGATCGCCGAGAACTCGGGGGTCTCGATGCCGGAGCCGGCGGACCGGTCGCGGATGCGCGCCATGCCGGCCCGCGAGGCCGCGGCCGCCATCCTCGCCGCCGTCGAGGCCGACCGGCTCCACGTCTACGTCGGGCGCGACGCCAAGGCGATGAACATCGCGGTCAAGGTGGCCTTCGGCCCGTCGATCCGGTTCGTGCGCAGGCGGATGCTCGAGCAGCTGCCGTCGCTCAGCGGCGGGGCATCCAGATCTCCAGGTCGGCGCCGACGAGGTCACCCGAGGTCCGGCCACCCTGCGGCTCCACCAGCCCCTTGA
- a CDS encoding HAMP domain-containing protein — protein MRERLAAAFVLLAVLVLVMAGAVRARAVGDLLRDQEAMQLRNDAALVADVIDDYLATGRDVDVVLLDGLVRADAQLEFVTASGESVVATGRQFVDEDLLVSVVEAGDGGALTVRSGSEQVTSLYARELSELFVLTALVALLAGLAGWFAARWLARPFRELADAAAALGRGRFDVRLPETRIPEAQAIGQALRVSAAQLEARISRERDFAEHASHQLRTPLTSLRLELEDLVTRDDVDRDVKDAAKRCLARVDAVSGAAGELVALTRQGALVEGGQMMLGELATQITQSWSDRLADAGRTVTARAEGEIDQLFTPGPVEQILEALLDEVARGEGPVQLYFEGGPGHVRVVVPAGVAGQTPARGLDAVKGLVEPQGGRTSGDLVGADLEIWMPRR, from the coding sequence ATGCGTGAGCGGCTCGCAGCGGCGTTCGTCCTCCTGGCGGTCCTCGTCCTGGTGATGGCGGGGGCGGTGCGCGCCCGCGCCGTCGGTGACCTGCTGCGCGACCAGGAGGCGATGCAGCTGCGCAACGACGCCGCCCTGGTGGCCGACGTCATCGACGACTACCTGGCGACGGGGCGTGACGTCGACGTCGTGCTCCTCGACGGCCTGGTGCGTGCCGACGCGCAGCTGGAGTTCGTCACCGCGTCGGGGGAGTCGGTCGTCGCGACCGGCCGCCAGTTCGTGGACGAGGACCTGCTGGTCTCGGTCGTGGAGGCCGGCGACGGCGGCGCCCTGACGGTGCGCAGCGGGTCGGAGCAGGTCACCAGCCTCTACGCCCGCGAGCTGTCGGAGCTGTTCGTGCTGACCGCGCTCGTGGCGCTGCTCGCAGGGCTGGCCGGCTGGTTCGCGGCCCGGTGGCTGGCGCGACCCTTCCGCGAGCTCGCGGACGCGGCGGCGGCGCTGGGTCGTGGCCGCTTCGACGTACGACTGCCGGAGACGCGGATACCCGAGGCGCAGGCGATCGGCCAGGCCCTGCGGGTCAGCGCCGCCCAGCTGGAGGCGCGGATCTCCCGCGAGCGCGACTTCGCCGAGCACGCATCCCACCAGCTGCGGACGCCGCTGACGTCGCTGCGGCTCGAGCTGGAGGACCTCGTCACCCGCGACGACGTCGACCGCGACGTCAAGGACGCCGCCAAGCGGTGCCTGGCGCGGGTGGACGCCGTGAGCGGTGCCGCGGGGGAGCTGGTGGCGCTGACGCGGCAGGGAGCGCTGGTCGAGGGCGGCCAGATGATGCTCGGTGAGCTCGCCACCCAGATCACGCAGAGCTGGTCGGACCGGCTCGCCGACGCCGGCCGCACGGTCACGGCGCGGGCGGAGGGCGAGATCGACCAGCTGTTCACGCCGGGTCCGGTCGAGCAGATCCTCGAGGCGCTGCTCGACGAGGTGGCGCGGGGCGAGGGGCCGGTGCAGCTCTACTTCGAGGGCGGGCCGGGCCACGTCCGGGTGGTCGTGCCCGCGGGGGTGGCCGGCCAGACGCCCGCCCGTGGCCTCGACGCGGTCAAGGGGCTGGTGGAGCCGCAGGGTGGCCGGACCTCGGGTGACCTCGTCGGCGCCGACCTGGAGATCTGGATGCCCCGCCGCTGA
- a CDS encoding response regulator transcription factor, producing the protein MTRVLVVEDEEDIAFPLVRTLQREGYDVIRVESGETALAYVEHTPTEVMILDLGLPDMDGLEVCQKARASGYGGAIMIVTARAGELDRVVGLDYGADDYLSKPFGLAELQARVRALLRRTGPGSTVVEPAPRPDQVQIDHAARRVFWEDAEVQLTGKEYDVLAILVAHRGKVVERDRLMADVWDENWYGSTKTLDVTIGRLRNKLEGAGVKERIVAVRGVGFRLEGPADA; encoded by the coding sequence ATGACGCGCGTGCTGGTCGTGGAGGACGAGGAGGACATCGCCTTCCCGCTGGTGCGTACCCTCCAGCGGGAGGGCTACGACGTGATCCGGGTCGAGAGCGGCGAGACCGCCCTGGCCTACGTCGAGCACACCCCCACCGAGGTGATGATCCTCGACCTCGGACTGCCCGACATGGACGGCCTGGAGGTGTGCCAGAAGGCGCGCGCCTCGGGCTACGGCGGCGCGATCATGATCGTCACCGCGCGGGCCGGCGAGCTCGACCGGGTGGTGGGCCTCGACTACGGCGCCGACGACTACCTCTCCAAGCCGTTCGGCCTCGCCGAGCTGCAGGCACGGGTGCGGGCGCTGCTGCGGCGTACCGGCCCCGGCTCGACCGTCGTCGAACCCGCCCCGCGGCCCGACCAGGTGCAGATCGACCACGCCGCCCGGCGGGTCTTCTGGGAGGACGCCGAGGTGCAGCTGACCGGCAAGGAGTACGACGTCCTCGCGATCCTGGTCGCCCACCGCGGCAAGGTGGTCGAGCGCGACCGCCTGATGGCCGACGTGTGGGACGAGAACTGGTACGGCTCGACGAAGACGCTCGACGTCACGATCGGGCGGCTGCGCAACAAGCTGGAGGGCGCCGGCGTGAAGGAACGCATCGTGGCGGTCCGCGGGGTGGGTTTCCGCCTCGAGGGCCCGGCTGATGCGTGA
- a CDS encoding S26 family signal peptidase encodes MEITATPRRGRRRRLLARILLAVAVLALVALLAPVALGLQAHTVPDDAMGDTVPRGAIVYGEVVSPEELSSGDVVIVQVPDDASTWVTRRIVAVRDDGLITRGDAAAGVDPWLVPLDSEPALVSFYVPWLGVPLLAGPLVWAVVAVMVAAAVTVLRRLRRTPRGGPGGGMTQSGPSPRDPARLR; translated from the coding sequence ATGGAGATCACCGCGACGCCCCGGCGTGGCCGTCGTCGCCGCCTGCTCGCCCGGATCCTGCTCGCGGTCGCGGTGCTCGCCCTGGTCGCGCTGCTCGCGCCGGTCGCGCTCGGTCTCCAGGCCCACACCGTCCCCGACGACGCGATGGGCGACACCGTGCCGCGCGGCGCGATCGTCTACGGCGAGGTGGTCTCGCCCGAGGAGCTCTCGTCCGGCGACGTGGTCATCGTCCAGGTCCCCGACGACGCCAGCACCTGGGTGACGCGGCGCATCGTCGCGGTGCGTGACGACGGGCTGATCACGCGCGGCGACGCCGCGGCCGGCGTCGACCCGTGGCTGGTGCCCCTCGACAGCGAGCCGGCCCTGGTGTCCTTCTACGTGCCGTGGCTCGGCGTCCCGCTCCTCGCCGGCCCCCTCGTCTGGGCCGTGGTGGCGGTGATGGTGGCTGCCGCCGTCACGGTCCTCCGCCGGCTGCGGCGTACGCCGCGTGGCGGTCCGGGCGGTGGGATGACGCAGTCCGGGCCGTCTCCTCGGGACCCGGCCCGGCTGCGATGA
- the ligD gene encoding non-homologous end-joining DNA ligase has protein sequence MAGEVRVDVEGRTLTLSNLDKVLYPRTGTTKGEVLDYYARIAPVLLPHLQDRAVTRVRWPHGVAEPSFFEKNAPQGTPGWVRTARVPTSGSRGGSRHGDHLDFPVVDDLATLTWLANLAALELHVHQWTVGRNGRPKNPDRLVIDLDPGEGAGLHECAAVALLVRERLAERDLDSWAVTSGSKGLHLYARLPGRLNPEGTTALAKEVAEELQKAHPTQVTATMTKSRRTGKVFLDWSQNAGSKTTLSPYSLRGRELPWVATPLAWDEVEAGAADPVELEQFRFERVLERVADHGDLLDGLG, from the coding sequence GTGGCCGGTGAGGTCCGCGTCGACGTCGAGGGACGCACGCTCACGCTGAGCAACCTCGACAAGGTGCTCTACCCGCGCACGGGCACCACCAAGGGTGAGGTGCTCGACTACTACGCGCGGATCGCCCCGGTGCTGCTGCCGCACCTGCAGGACCGCGCCGTGACCCGGGTCCGGTGGCCGCACGGCGTCGCCGAGCCGAGCTTCTTCGAGAAGAACGCGCCCCAGGGCACGCCGGGCTGGGTGCGCACGGCGCGGGTGCCGACGAGCGGGTCTCGGGGTGGGTCACGTCACGGCGACCACCTCGACTTCCCGGTGGTCGACGACCTCGCGACCCTGACCTGGCTGGCGAACCTGGCCGCGCTGGAGCTGCACGTCCACCAGTGGACGGTGGGGCGCAACGGTCGGCCGAAGAACCCCGACCGCCTCGTGATCGACCTCGACCCGGGTGAGGGGGCGGGCCTCCACGAGTGCGCGGCGGTGGCGCTGCTGGTGCGTGAGCGGCTGGCCGAGCGCGACCTGGACTCGTGGGCGGTCACCAGCGGCAGCAAGGGCCTCCACCTCTACGCGCGGCTGCCCGGCCGGCTCAATCCCGAGGGCACCACCGCCCTGGCCAAGGAGGTGGCCGAGGAGCTCCAGAAGGCCCACCCGACGCAGGTGACCGCGACCATGACCAAGTCGCGGCGTACCGGCAAGGTCTTCCTCGACTGGTCGCAGAACGCCGGCTCCAAGACGACCTTGTCGCCCTACTCGCTGCGGGGACGGGAGCTGCCGTGGGTGGCCACCCCGCTCGCGTGGGACGAGGTCGAGGCGGGGGCCGCGGACCCCGTCGAGCTGGAGCAGTTCCGGTTCGAGCGGGTCCTGGAGCGGGTGGCCGACCACGGGGACCTCCTCGACGGCCTCGGCTGA
- a CDS encoding L,D-transpeptidase family protein has product MKLLISLVLATTVLAVTPAAATDRAVNHSATDQTATSRPWTGAPAATGRKKTVRLDGVTVRLRRNTRQAVTVNRTRGHHARVTFWRVKRGQWHAVWRAHDGRIGYNGLVRPRQRVQGSGRTPLGTYRLPWAFGMGAKRPSWDPSYHRVRGGDYWVLDNESAHYNRFRTRAQGGFRWWLGPGHPDASERLADYPRQYEFSVVTSFNARQVRHRGGAIFLHVNGDGATAGCVSAPRWFLRRVMGRLDQDRVPVIAIGR; this is encoded by the coding sequence GTGAAGCTGCTGATCTCGCTCGTCCTGGCCACCACCGTCCTCGCCGTCACCCCGGCAGCCGCCACCGACCGGGCCGTCAACCACAGCGCCACCGATCAGACGGCGACGAGTCGGCCCTGGACCGGTGCCCCGGCGGCGACGGGGAGGAAGAAGACCGTGCGGCTCGACGGGGTCACCGTGCGGCTGCGCAGGAACACCCGGCAGGCGGTCACGGTCAACCGCACCCGAGGTCACCACGCCCGGGTCACGTTCTGGCGGGTCAAGCGGGGGCAGTGGCACGCGGTGTGGCGTGCCCACGACGGGCGGATCGGCTACAACGGCCTGGTCCGCCCGCGCCAGCGGGTGCAGGGCTCGGGCAGGACGCCGCTCGGCACGTACCGGCTGCCGTGGGCCTTCGGGATGGGCGCGAAGCGGCCGTCCTGGGACCCGAGCTACCACCGGGTGCGCGGCGGCGACTACTGGGTGCTCGACAACGAGTCCGCCCACTACAACCGCTTCCGGACCAGGGCGCAGGGCGGCTTCCGGTGGTGGCTGGGACCCGGCCACCCCGACGCGAGCGAGCGGCTCGCGGACTACCCGCGGCAGTACGAGTTCTCGGTCGTCACCAGCTTCAACGCCCGACAGGTGCGTCACCGCGGCGGCGCGATCTTCCTGCACGTGAACGGCGACGGCGCGACCGCCGGGTGTGTGAGCGCTCCGCGGTGGTTCCTGCGCAGGGTGATGGGCCGGCTCGACCAGGACCGCGTCCCCGTCATCGCGATCGGGCGGTGA
- the ligD gene encoding non-homologous end-joining DNA ligase, translating into MRPMLATTTDTTPTGEEWVHEVKWDGVRVLVDVTDGVARMYSRNGNVVTAAWPDLSTPPLGGRDLLVDGEVIALNDRGIPDFRVLQHRMHVRKAAEALRLAERIPATLMVFDLLRLDGEDLTARPLAERRQLLEDLGLSGWQVPATYADGQMLWDATREQGLEGVVSKRLSSRYRFDTRSRDWLKRAHRHRASFVVGGWRPQVDTTDRLAAVLVGEPTAEGLMYRGRVGSGLTGATARALQELLVPLATTGSPFADEVPRVDATGTHWVEPVVVVDVDTHGLGYDRLRQPSFQGVRSDLAPEDLS; encoded by the coding sequence ATGCGCCCCATGCTCGCGACCACCACGGACACCACGCCCACGGGTGAGGAGTGGGTCCACGAGGTGAAGTGGGACGGGGTGCGGGTGCTGGTCGACGTCACCGACGGCGTGGCCCGGATGTACAGCCGCAACGGCAACGTGGTGACGGCCGCCTGGCCCGACCTCAGCACGCCGCCTCTCGGCGGCCGTGACCTGCTCGTCGACGGCGAGGTGATCGCGCTCAACGACCGGGGGATCCCCGACTTCCGGGTGCTGCAGCACCGGATGCACGTCCGGAAGGCGGCCGAGGCGCTCCGGCTCGCCGAGCGCATCCCGGCGACGCTGATGGTCTTCGACCTGCTGCGCCTCGACGGCGAGGACCTCACCGCTCGACCGCTGGCCGAGCGCCGGCAGCTGCTGGAGGACCTCGGCCTCAGCGGCTGGCAGGTGCCGGCGACGTACGCCGACGGGCAGATGCTCTGGGACGCGACCCGCGAGCAGGGGCTGGAGGGTGTGGTCAGCAAGCGGCTGTCCTCGCGCTACCGCTTCGACACGCGCAGCCGTGACTGGCTCAAGCGGGCCCACCGCCACCGCGCCTCCTTCGTGGTGGGCGGCTGGCGTCCGCAGGTCGACACGACCGACCGGCTGGCGGCGGTGCTCGTGGGTGAGCCGACGGCCGAGGGGCTGATGTACCGCGGCCGGGTCGGCAGCGGACTCACGGGTGCGACCGCCCGGGCCCTGCAGGAGCTGCTCGTCCCCCTCGCGACGACGGGGAGCCCGTTCGCCGACGAGGTGCCGCGCGTCGACGCCACGGGGACCCACTGGGTGGAGCCGGTCGTCGTGGTCGACGTCGACACCCACGGCCTCGGCTACGATCGCCTGCGCCAGCCGTCGTTCCAGGGGGTCAGGTCCGACCTCGCCCCGGAGGATCTCTCGTGA
- a CDS encoding VOC family protein gives MFLENLVFDATDPRRLGRFWEAVVGGHVLTDQPGIYETRLAVPEGPVLDLCFQPVPNPPSEPVRLHVDVLGGERQTEEVERLLGLGASHLDIGQGDVPWVVLADPEGNPFCVMEEREAYVDTGPIAALPLDSADPERDAEFWSWLTGWTAAPGVADQSLRHPSRRGPLLELCPEPQPKAAAKNRLHLDVRLEVSDDADVVAAGITERGGREQFHPEWGELPWRLFADPSGNEFCVLPARA, from the coding sequence GTGTTCCTGGAGAACCTCGTCTTCGACGCGACGGATCCCCGCCGGCTGGGCCGGTTCTGGGAGGCGGTCGTCGGCGGCCACGTGCTGACCGACCAGCCGGGGATCTACGAGACCAGGCTGGCGGTGCCCGAGGGCCCCGTGCTCGACCTCTGCTTCCAGCCGGTGCCGAACCCGCCGAGCGAGCCGGTCCGTCTCCACGTCGACGTCCTCGGCGGCGAGCGCCAGACCGAGGAGGTCGAGCGGCTCCTCGGGCTCGGCGCCAGCCACCTCGACATCGGGCAGGGCGACGTGCCGTGGGTGGTGCTCGCCGACCCGGAGGGCAATCCGTTCTGCGTGATGGAGGAGCGGGAGGCCTACGTCGACACCGGCCCCATCGCCGCCCTCCCGCTCGACTCCGCCGACCCGGAACGCGACGCAGAGTTCTGGTCGTGGCTCACCGGCTGGACCGCCGCACCGGGGGTGGCCGACCAGAGCCTGCGCCACCCGAGCCGGCGCGGGCCGCTGCTCGAGCTCTGCCCCGAGCCTCAGCCCAAGGCGGCCGCGAAGAACCGGCTCCACCTCGACGTGCGGCTCGAGGTGAGCGACGACGCCGACGTGGTGGCGGCGGGCATCACCGAGCGCGGCGGCCGCGAGCAGTTCCACCCCGAGTGGGGCGAGCTCCCGTGGCGGCTCTTCGCCGACCCCTCGGGCAACGAGTTCTGCGTGCTCCCCGCCCGTGCCTGA
- a CDS encoding Ku protein: MRAIWKGSVSFGLVNVPVKLYSATESHDVSFRQVHAKDGGRIKYQRICSIDGEEVAYADIAKGYETEDGEMVILTDDDMADLPVTSSREIAVEKFVPRDQIDPMLLEKSYYLEPEKTGAKPYALLRQALLEADRMAVVTVALRQRTTVAVLRVKDDVIVLQTMMWPDEIRTPDFSVEVGEVKDAEVTMANMLVETLAGDFDASEFEDDYAEAVQELVKAKIEGGEIKRTPTSTKSSGEVVDLLAALQKSVEAAKTARGEEPAEESEKKKPAKKTTKKSTAKKAAKKKAS; this comes from the coding sequence ATGCGTGCGATCTGGAAGGGCTCGGTGTCGTTCGGGCTGGTCAACGTGCCCGTCAAGCTCTACTCCGCCACCGAGTCCCACGACGTCTCCTTCCGCCAGGTGCACGCCAAGGACGGGGGGCGGATCAAGTACCAGCGGATCTGCTCGATCGACGGCGAGGAGGTGGCCTACGCCGACATCGCCAAGGGGTACGAGACCGAGGACGGCGAGATGGTCATCCTCACCGACGACGACATGGCCGACCTGCCCGTGACCTCCTCCCGTGAGATCGCGGTGGAGAAGTTCGTGCCGCGCGACCAGATCGACCCCATGCTGCTGGAGAAGTCCTACTACCTCGAGCCGGAGAAGACCGGCGCCAAGCCCTACGCGCTGCTGCGCCAGGCGCTGCTCGAGGCCGACCGGATGGCGGTGGTGACGGTGGCGCTGCGCCAGCGCACGACCGTGGCGGTGCTGCGGGTGAAGGACGACGTGATCGTGCTGCAGACGATGATGTGGCCCGACGAGATCCGCACCCCCGACTTCAGCGTCGAGGTCGGCGAGGTCAAGGACGCCGAGGTCACGATGGCCAACATGCTCGTGGAGACCCTCGCCGGTGACTTCGACGCCTCGGAGTTCGAGGACGACTACGCCGAGGCCGTCCAGGAGCTGGTCAAGGCCAAGATCGAGGGGGGCGAGATCAAGCGCACCCCGACGTCGACGAAGTCCTCCGGCGAGGTGGTCGACCTGCTGGCCGCGCTGCAGAAGTCGGTGGAGGCCGCCAAGACCGCCCGCGGCGAGGAGCCGGCCGAGGAGTCGGAGAAGAAGAAGCCGGCCAAGAAGACCACCAAGAAGTCGACGGCCAAGAAGGCCGCGAAGAAGAAGGCCAGCTGA